AATCGATTATGGTTCTTTCATAACGATCCCTAATCCACTCAAACAGTTTCCAGTAAAAAATTTAATCATAGCTGAAGCTGATTGCTTAAAGTTATTCTGGCCTACATTGCCGCAGAGCGGCATAACAAAGATTTTTTATGAATTCATCAAATTCAAAATTTAAAACTCAAAACTCAAAATTATAATATGGATTCATTTCAGGCAATAATATTAGGCATAATTCAGGGGCTGACAGAGTTCCTGCCGGTCAGCAGTTCAGGGCATCTGGTAATTTTTCAGAATCTTTTCGGGCTAAAGGAGCCTGAACTTTTTTTTGATATCAGCGTGCATGTTGGAACCCTTGCGGCTATAGTAATATTCTTCCGGAAAGAGATACGGGCCATAATAATTTCTTTGGCGCATTTTATTGCTCTGGCGTTAAAGAAAAGGTGCTCTTTCCACGATGTTTATGAGGATGAGGATGCAAAACTGGCGATACTTATAGTTGTCGGATCCATTCCAACCGCTATTATCGGTATTTTATTTCATAAAATTGCCGACACCCTTTTTTCCTCTGTAGTTGTTGTCGGTTTTATGCTTATTATAACCGGTTTACTTTTGTGGGGAACGCGATTAATTAAAAAAGATCGCAAAAGCATTAACAGTTTTTCAGTTAGAGATGCCTTAATTATAGGGCTTGTACAGGGAATGGCCATAATGCCGGGAATTTCAAGATCAGGTTCAACTATTGCCGCGGGGCTCTTTTTAGGATTAAACCGTGAGACAGCCGCCAGGTATTCCTTTCTCCTGTCAATACCGGCTATTATGGGAGCCGCAGCCCTTAGCCTGAATAATTTATCGGCCGATAATGTTCTTCCATTAAAGGTTACATTCTTTGGCGCATTTACTTCATGTGTTGTGGGATACTGGGCGCTGAAATTGCTGGTTAAGATAGTTAAACATGGACGCATTCAAATTTTTGCGCCATACTGCTGGGCTATAGGGATTTTGGCCTTAATCTGGTGATTAAAAAAGGAGTAACAGTTCCATGAATTCTGAAATATTCAGAGAATATGATATCCGGGGAATTGCCGGCAAGGACATGACCGAAGCTGATGTCGTATTGATCGGGAAAGGGGTCGGCACATTCCTTAAAAAGCGCGGTCATTCAAATCTCAGCGTGGGCCGAGACTGCAGATTAACTTCCGACCTGTATTCAGAAAAAATCATCGAAGGCTTGCTGTCAACCGGCTGTAATGTGGTCGATATCGGTGTATGCCCGACCCCGGTCTTTTATTTCTCAATCAAGCAGCTCGCGCTGGAAGGCGGCGTAATGGTTACAGCCAGCCACAATCCTAAAGAATACAACGGGTTTAAGCTTTGCATTGATTTAGATTCAATACACGGAAATGATATCCAGAAAATCCTTGCTATTATTAATGAGCAATCGTTTGTTCAGGGAAAGGGCCTGATGTTATCTGAAAATATTATTCCGTCATATATGGAATATATTGAAAAAAATATAAATATATCAAGGCGGATTAAAGTCGGCGTGGATGCCGGCAACGGCACGGCAGGAGTGGTGGCTTTGCCGATATTAAAAAATCTCAAATGTGAGGTCCATGATATTTTTTGTGACATGGACGGAACCTTTCCAAATCATGCAGCTGATCCAACAGTCGCAAAGAACATGAAAGACATTATTGCTCTTGTGAAGGAAAAAGGGCTCGACATGGGAATCGGTTATGACGGCGACGGTGACCGCATCGGTGTTGTTGATGAAAAAGGGAACATGATCTTCGGCGATCAGCTTATGATTATTTTTTCCAGGGAAATCCTGTCAAGAAAACCGGGCGCCACATTCATATCAGAGGTAAAGTGTTCAAAAACAATGTATGAGGATATTGAAAAACACGGCGGCAGAGCCATTATGTGGAAAACCGGACATTCCCTTATCAAAAAGAAAATGAAAGAAGAAAAGGCGGAGTTGGCGGGCGAAATGAGCGGCCACATATTCTTTGCCGACCGATATTTAGGCTTTGACGATGCAATATATGCTTCCTGCCGGCTTATTGAAATACTGGCTGATACCGGAAAGACGATATCGGAGCTTCTGTCCGATGTTCCCCAAACCTATTCAACCCCTGAAATACGGGTTGAATGTCCTGACAATAAAAAATTCAATGTGGTTAAAGAAGTTACCGAATATTTCCGCGAAAAATACAATGTTATAGATATCGACGGAGTTCGAGTGCTGTTTGATGATGGTTGGGGCCTTGTGCGAGCATCAAATACCCAGCCGGCTCTTGTGCTGCGCTTTGAAGCCATGTCTGAAAAAAGGCTTTCAGAA
Above is a window of Anaerolineae bacterium DNA encoding:
- a CDS encoding undecaprenyl-diphosphate phosphatase — its product is MDSFQAIILGIIQGLTEFLPVSSSGHLVIFQNLFGLKEPELFFDISVHVGTLAAIVIFFRKEIRAIIISLAHFIALALKKRCSFHDVYEDEDAKLAILIVVGSIPTAIIGILFHKIADTLFSSVVVVGFMLIITGLLLWGTRLIKKDRKSINSFSVRDALIIGLVQGMAIMPGISRSGSTIAAGLFLGLNRETAARYSFLLSIPAIMGAAALSLNNLSADNVLPLKVTFFGAFTSCVVGYWALKLLVKIVKHGRIQIFAPYCWAIGILALIW
- a CDS encoding phosphomannomutase/phosphoglucomutase; this encodes MNSEIFREYDIRGIAGKDMTEADVVLIGKGVGTFLKKRGHSNLSVGRDCRLTSDLYSEKIIEGLLSTGCNVVDIGVCPTPVFYFSIKQLALEGGVMVTASHNPKEYNGFKLCIDLDSIHGNDIQKILAIINEQSFVQGKGLMLSENIIPSYMEYIEKNINISRRIKVGVDAGNGTAGVVALPILKNLKCEVHDIFCDMDGTFPNHAADPTVAKNMKDIIALVKEKGLDMGIGYDGDGDRIGVVDEKGNMIFGDQLMIIFSREILSRKPGATFISEVKCSKTMYEDIEKHGGRAIMWKTGHSLIKKKMKEEKAELAGEMSGHIFFADRYLGFDDAIYASCRLIEILADTGKTISELLSDVPQTYSTPEIRVECPDNKKFNVVKEVTEYFREKYNVIDIDGVRVLFDDGWGLVRASNTQPALVLRFEAMSEKRLSEIRNLVESVLADIEKMF